The Corythoichthys intestinalis isolate RoL2023-P3 chromosome 1, ASM3026506v1, whole genome shotgun sequence genome has a segment encoding these proteins:
- the LOC130917044 gene encoding cytochrome c oxidase subunit 5A, mitochondrial-like — translation MFRTALRLSATGARTLTTRFQPRHAAPLASRCYSHAKVETDEEFDARWVTYFNKPDIDAWELKKGMNTLIGYDLVPEAKILDSALRACRRLDDLASAIRILEAVKDKAGPHKDIYPYLIQELQPTLAELGISTPEELGIDKL, via the exons ATGTTCCGTACAGCGCTCCGGCTTTCGGCCACAGGAGCCCGGACCTTGACGACCCGGTTCCAACCCCGCCATGCAG CGCCGTTGGCTTCGAGATGTTATTCCCATGCCAAAGTGGAGACGGACGAGGAGTTTGACGCCCGCTGGGTCACCTACTTCAACAAGCCCGACATCGATGCGTGGGAGCTGAAGAAAG gcaTGAACACCTTAATTGGGTACGACCTGGTACCTGAGGCCAAGATCCTAGACTCGGCACTCAGGGCGTGCCGGAGACTCGACGATCTCGCCAGTGCCATCCGCATCCTGGAGGCTGTCAAA GACAAAGCGGGCCCTCACAAAGACATTTACCCATACTTGATCCAGGAACTGCAGCCCACGCTGGCAGAACTTGGCATCTCCACGCCAGAAGAACTCGGCATTGACAAGCTTTAA